In Palleronia sp. LCG004, a single window of DNA contains:
- a CDS encoding GH25 family lysozyme, producing MRLTIASLLLLTILAACSRPSGPPGTPLRLNPAFGDLSPTDWGAGPAPQRYAIHGIDISRWQRGIDWNRAHEAGISFAFVKATEGGDMIDPAFPGHWEGAGKAGIARGAYHFYYFCRSAEDQARWFIRNVPRDPDMLPPVLDMEWNPFSPTCTYRPPAETVQAEARKFIEIVSRHYGKRPIIYTTPDFYEQTGIGQVDATFWLRAVAEHPREIYQGQDWAFWQYTGTGIVPGIPGGVDINVFSGSPAEWSRFTTR from the coding sequence ATGCGACTGACGATTGCCTCTCTTCTCCTTCTGACGATCCTGGCGGCCTGCAGTCGCCCTTCTGGCCCGCCCGGCACACCGCTCAGACTGAATCCGGCCTTCGGCGATCTCAGTCCGACCGATTGGGGCGCAGGCCCCGCGCCTCAGCGTTACGCGATCCATGGCATCGACATTTCCCGCTGGCAGAGAGGCATCGACTGGAACCGAGCACACGAGGCGGGTATCAGCTTCGCTTTCGTCAAGGCGACGGAAGGCGGCGACATGATCGACCCGGCCTTTCCCGGACATTGGGAAGGCGCGGGCAAGGCCGGGATCGCCCGCGGGGCCTATCATTTCTACTACTTCTGCAGATCGGCCGAGGATCAGGCGCGCTGGTTTATCCGCAACGTTCCGCGCGACCCCGACATGCTGCCCCCGGTGCTGGACATGGAATGGAACCCCTTTTCGCCCACCTGCACCTACCGGCCGCCCGCGGAAACCGTTCAGGCCGAGGCGCGCAAATTCATCGAGATCGTATCTCGACATTACGGAAAGCGCCCGATCATCTACACCACGCCGGACTTCTACGAGCAGACGGGTATAGGTCAGGTGGACGCGACCTTCTGGCTCCGCGCCGTCGCAGAGCATCCGCGCGAGATCTATCAAGGCCAAGATTGGGCCTTCTGGCAATATACCGGGACAGGCATCGTTCCCGGCATTCCCGGCGGCGTCGACATCAATGTCTTTTCCGGCAGCCCGGCGGAATGGTCACGGTTCACCACCCGCTAG
- a CDS encoding response regulator — translation MRIFIADDNAEFAEFCAEVARKDGWSPVLCRDGRELIQAMKREGGPALILCDLDMPHLDGTEVARELPDLNGAMRIRFMTGGSDVNALAARLIAEARDLSAGRLMLKPISVAELRKVLHFERDALNQLRS, via the coding sequence TTGAGAATCTTCATCGCAGACGACAATGCCGAGTTCGCAGAATTCTGCGCCGAGGTCGCGCGGAAGGATGGTTGGTCGCCAGTACTATGCCGGGACGGTCGCGAGTTGATTCAGGCGATGAAACGCGAAGGCGGTCCTGCCCTCATCCTCTGCGATCTCGACATGCCACATCTGGATGGAACCGAAGTTGCAAGGGAACTACCCGATCTGAACGGTGCTATGCGTATCCGCTTCATGACAGGCGGCTCGGACGTCAATGCCCTCGCTGCCCGGCTCATCGCCGAGGCACGCGACCTCTCAGCAGGACGCCTAATGCTCAAGCCAATTTCGGTGGCTGAATTACGCAAGGTTCTTCACTTTGAGCGCGATGCACTGAACCAACTCCGCTCCTGA
- a CDS encoding PAS domain-containing hybrid sensor histidine kinase/response regulator — MRSLNAARSGSFVALVAGFGLCLLVLLSVMSARRYILTTQHGLEISRLFLRLERTIGYDGFIHNFKNAVLRPDEPIYQDRARSDFAEVLYIVETTSRLADELGIPHDLDAVAKTVSEYRSNLDRIQALSLDGLSSAEIDDIVRVSDESAGAAIRGFEAEIEDVLAYRQTRLSVTFIASLISSLLLFAALLTFSFLRRRKLHEYTAAIERHDRILRKAEDLAKLGRWESNLRDRITWSESTHRLLGVEAEEFDGSRDYAWELVHPEDRGQLRRAMRKAVEGDGNFSCVHRMIRPDGKTIIVNDIGEVTYNSIGEVAGFTGTIQDITEIIELEDRLRQAEKVEAIGQLAGGVAHDFNNLLAVILGNLELLIESDKQDDVQRHAKSALEATRKGASLTRSILGFARKSQLHVELTDLNELLRKSNEITSRVLPATISLETALSAGLWSVEVDRDMVDHAILNLIINARDAMPSGGQITIETANIRIDDDYIDSRGEEIEPGRYAMIAVSDTGTGIDPENLRRIFEPFFTTKPPGQGSGVGLAMVMGFMRQSKGTILVYSEVGVGTTFKLYFKTSNGTLAPDVLPEERADATGGRGARVLVVEDEAMVLSTIQETLTKAGFDVVTARSGDEAFSLWGGTSDYDILLTDIVMPGNLQGTHLAKKLREQRPDLPIVFMSGYASEATVHGNGLQSDDGRLTKPVARSELIKTLNATLRKRMNDVPDS; from the coding sequence ATGCGATCGCTCAATGCCGCGCGTTCAGGCTCGTTTGTCGCCCTTGTTGCGGGATTCGGGCTCTGCTTGCTTGTCCTCCTGAGCGTCATGTCTGCCAGGCGGTATATATTAACCACGCAGCACGGCCTGGAAATTTCCCGCCTTTTCCTCAGGTTGGAGCGAACGATCGGCTACGACGGGTTCATCCACAATTTCAAGAACGCCGTGCTTCGACCTGATGAACCGATCTATCAAGATCGCGCCCGGTCGGACTTCGCGGAAGTTTTGTATATCGTCGAGACGACCAGCCGGCTCGCTGATGAGCTTGGCATTCCACATGATCTGGATGCCGTAGCCAAGACAGTTAGCGAATATCGAAGCAACCTCGATAGAATCCAAGCTTTGTCATTGGATGGTCTCAGCAGCGCGGAGATAGACGATATAGTTCGCGTTTCAGATGAATCTGCCGGCGCTGCGATACGTGGCTTTGAGGCCGAGATAGAAGACGTACTTGCCTACCGTCAAACACGCCTGTCGGTAACATTTATCGCGAGTCTAATTTCATCCTTATTGCTTTTCGCAGCACTACTAACTTTCAGCTTTTTGAGAAGACGCAAACTCCATGAGTATACCGCAGCGATCGAACGACACGACCGCATCCTCCGCAAAGCGGAAGATCTGGCTAAGCTGGGACGGTGGGAAAGCAATCTACGTGATCGGATTACTTGGTCGGAATCCACTCATCGCCTGCTTGGCGTCGAAGCTGAGGAGTTTGACGGATCGCGGGATTACGCCTGGGAACTTGTCCATCCCGAAGACAGGGGGCAACTACGGCGCGCGATGCGCAAAGCTGTAGAGGGTGACGGAAATTTTTCCTGTGTTCACAGAATGATACGCCCTGACGGAAAGACCATTATCGTAAACGATATCGGTGAAGTTACCTACAATTCCATAGGCGAAGTTGCGGGGTTCACCGGGACAATTCAGGATATAACCGAGATCATCGAACTGGAGGATCGATTGCGTCAGGCGGAAAAGGTGGAGGCAATCGGTCAGCTTGCCGGGGGGGTTGCCCACGACTTCAATAACCTCCTTGCCGTCATCCTCGGCAATCTGGAATTGTTGATAGAATCCGACAAACAGGATGACGTCCAACGACACGCGAAATCGGCTTTGGAGGCGACCAGGAAAGGCGCAAGTCTGACCCGAAGCATCCTTGGTTTTGCCAGAAAGTCTCAGCTTCATGTCGAGCTGACCGACCTAAACGAGCTTTTGCGAAAAAGTAACGAGATTACCTCACGTGTCTTGCCTGCTACGATCTCCCTTGAAACCGCTTTGTCGGCGGGGCTTTGGTCAGTCGAGGTGGATCGGGATATGGTCGACCATGCCATCCTCAATCTCATCATCAATGCGCGTGATGCGATGCCGAGTGGTGGTCAAATTACCATCGAGACTGCAAATATCCGGATCGACGACGATTATATCGACTCGCGTGGTGAGGAAATAGAACCAGGCCGGTATGCAATGATTGCGGTAAGCGACACCGGTACGGGCATTGATCCGGAAAATCTCAGAAGGATATTCGAGCCCTTCTTTACCACCAAGCCTCCCGGTCAGGGATCCGGTGTGGGTCTGGCGATGGTAATGGGTTTCATGCGCCAGTCTAAGGGAACCATCTTGGTCTATTCCGAAGTCGGAGTGGGGACGACGTTCAAGCTCTACTTCAAGACCAGCAACGGTACGTTGGCTCCTGATGTCCTGCCCGAGGAGAGAGCGGACGCCACAGGAGGGAGGGGTGCGCGCGTGCTCGTGGTCGAAGACGAAGCCATGGTCCTATCGACGATTCAGGAGACGCTTACCAAGGCCGGCTTCGACGTGGTCACAGCTCGGTCCGGCGACGAGGCCTTTTCACTATGGGGGGGCACCAGCGATTACGATATCCTGCTGACCGACATCGTGATGCCCGGCAATCTTCAGGGAACGCATCTTGCGAAGAAACTTCGCGAGCAACGGCCGGACCTTCCGATAGTTTTCATGTCCGGATACGCATCCGAGGCAACAGTCCACGGGAACGGGCTGCAGTCGGACGACGGCCGTCTTACGAAGCCTGTCGCCCGTTCCGAGCTTATCAAGACACTAAACGCTACTTTGCGGAAAAGGATGAATGACGTACCAGATTCCTAG
- a CDS encoding M48 family metallopeptidase — protein MCQICFSRRSFLTLAGAGAVAGCDRPPDLVSDEQVEKMGLEAWQDIRANTEVSANRDYQGALDQVAARLLAAQNVDSEGWEILVFASPQVNAFALPGGKIGVYEGMFEVFANEDQLAAIVGHEIGHLGAEHAQARMSAQVAKNAGMRVVAWLLNMGDVQYAAEIAAALGLGVEVGLLLPYSRDQELEADRLGLETMQMARYDPREAVELWQRMQRAQGNRGPEFLATHPTPDSRIRQIEGILQTL, from the coding sequence ATGTGTCAGATATGCTTTTCTCGCCGGTCCTTTCTGACATTGGCCGGGGCAGGGGCGGTTGCGGGATGCGACAGGCCGCCCGATCTGGTCTCGGACGAGCAGGTCGAGAAGATGGGGCTGGAGGCTTGGCAAGACATCCGCGCCAATACCGAGGTCAGCGCTAACCGCGACTATCAGGGGGCGTTGGATCAGGTTGCGGCCCGATTGCTTGCGGCGCAGAATGTGGATTCCGAAGGTTGGGAAATACTCGTCTTCGCGTCGCCGCAGGTCAACGCATTCGCGTTGCCCGGTGGCAAGATCGGCGTCTACGAGGGCATGTTCGAGGTATTCGCCAACGAGGATCAGTTGGCCGCCATTGTCGGTCACGAGATCGGACACCTCGGAGCGGAACACGCCCAAGCACGTATGTCGGCGCAGGTCGCGAAGAATGCCGGAATGCGGGTCGTTGCCTGGCTGCTCAACATGGGTGACGTGCAGTACGCCGCCGAGATCGCGGCAGCACTCGGCCTCGGCGTGGAGGTCGGGCTCTTGCTGCCATATTCGCGCGATCAGGAACTGGAAGCCGACCGGCTTGGCCTGGAGACGATGCAGATGGCTCGCTACGATCCGCGCGAAGCCGTGGAGCTTTGGCAGAGGATGCAACGTGCACAGGGCAATCGCGGGCCGGAATTTCTCGCGACGCATCCGACGCCTGACAGCCGCATCCGCCAGATCGAAGGAATTCTCCAGACGCTCTAG
- the pyrC gene encoding dihydroorotase codes for MSILFRNARLVDPEAGTEEVGTLTVRDGRIIGRDLPGENAQTVVECGGKCLAPGIVDLGVKVSEPGERHKESFRSAGLAAARGGVTTIVTRPDTDTAIDTPEVLEFVARRAAADAVVNVRPMAALTKGRAGREMVEIGFLRDAGAVAFTDCDRVIGDTKVFSRALAYAAGLGALVIAHPQDPGLSQGACVTGGKFGALMGLPGVSAMAERMALDRDLALVEMTGARYHADQITSARALPPLERAKRNGLDVTAGIGIHHLTLNELDIGDFRTFFKLKPPLRSESDRLAMVEAVASGLIDVICSMHTPQDEESKRLPFEEAASGAVGLETLLPAAMRLVHSGHIDMPTLWRALSLNPARRLGLDAGRLSAGAPADLVLFDPDAPFVLDRFALASKSKNTPFDGARMEGRVLGTWVAGNRVHQA; via the coding sequence GTCGGCACCCTCACGGTCCGGGACGGTCGCATCATCGGGCGCGACCTGCCCGGGGAGAACGCCCAGACAGTGGTCGAATGCGGCGGAAAGTGCCTCGCCCCCGGGATCGTCGACCTTGGCGTGAAGGTGTCCGAGCCAGGCGAACGGCACAAGGAATCCTTCCGGTCCGCCGGTCTAGCCGCGGCGCGTGGAGGGGTGACCACGATCGTCACGCGGCCCGACACGGACACTGCCATCGACACGCCCGAAGTCCTCGAATTCGTCGCCCGGCGCGCAGCGGCCGACGCGGTCGTCAATGTCCGTCCGATGGCCGCACTGACCAAGGGGCGCGCGGGCCGAGAGATGGTCGAGATCGGCTTCTTGCGCGATGCGGGTGCCGTGGCGTTTACCGATTGCGACCGCGTCATTGGCGACACCAAGGTCTTCTCTCGCGCGCTTGCCTATGCTGCCGGGCTCGGTGCGCTCGTGATCGCCCATCCGCAGGATCCGGGGCTTTCGCAGGGGGCCTGCGTGACGGGGGGCAAATTCGGCGCGCTCATGGGACTTCCCGGAGTGAGTGCAATGGCAGAGCGGATGGCACTCGACCGTGACCTCGCCCTCGTCGAGATGACGGGTGCGCGCTACCACGCAGATCAGATAACCAGCGCGCGGGCCCTGCCTCCGCTCGAACGCGCGAAGCGCAACGGGCTCGACGTGACCGCCGGCATCGGCATCCATCACCTTACCTTGAACGAACTCGACATCGGGGACTTCCGAACCTTCTTCAAGCTGAAGCCGCCCCTACGTTCGGAAAGCGATAGGCTCGCGATGGTCGAGGCGGTGGCGAGCGGTCTGATCGACGTGATCTGCTCGATGCACACACCCCAGGACGAAGAGAGCAAGCGCCTTCCCTTCGAAGAGGCCGCAAGCGGTGCCGTCGGGCTTGAGACATTGCTGCCGGCAGCCATGCGCCTCGTCCATTCGGGCCATATCGACATGCCGACGCTTTGGCGGGCACTCTCGCTGAACCCTGCCCGCAGGCTCGGCCTCGATGCGGGACGGCTCTCGGCCGGGGCACCCGCCGATCTCGTGCTCTTCGACCCCGACGCACCCTTCGTGCTCGACCGTTTCGCCCTGGCCTCGAAATCAAAGAACACGCCATTCGACGGCGCGAGGATGGAAGGCCGTGTCCTTGGCACGTGGGTCGCGGGAAATCGCGTCCATCAGGCGTGA
- the pyrF gene encoding orotidine-5'-phosphate decarboxylase, with protein sequence MSDDRLIVALDLPHAVAGLELVRRIGPEVGFYKIGLGMLTGGGLALAQELKDEHGKRIFLDMKLFDIGATVEAAVKGLARFDIDFLTVHGDPHVVRAAKEGAANSGMQILAVTILTSLDREDLDAGLMRSGTMTEMVEARAAAAFEAGADGVIASPQEAAGIRAMTEAAGKLIVTPGVRPTGSATGDQKRIATPASAVSAGADHIVVGRPITQAVDPAEAAQSILAELATSRPSN encoded by the coding sequence ATGTCCGATGACCGCCTTATCGTCGCCCTCGACCTCCCTCATGCTGTCGCAGGGCTCGAACTTGTCCGACGGATCGGCCCCGAGGTCGGGTTCTACAAGATCGGCCTTGGCATGCTGACGGGGGGCGGCCTTGCACTGGCGCAGGAACTCAAGGACGAACACGGCAAGCGTATTTTCCTCGACATGAAGCTCTTCGACATCGGCGCAACGGTCGAAGCAGCCGTGAAGGGCCTCGCCCGCTTCGATATAGACTTTCTGACGGTCCATGGAGATCCACATGTCGTGCGCGCCGCAAAGGAAGGTGCCGCCAATTCCGGCATGCAGATCCTTGCAGTCACAATTCTGACCTCCCTCGACCGAGAAGACCTCGACGCCGGTCTCATGCGCTCGGGTACGATGACTGAAATGGTCGAGGCGCGGGCGGCAGCTGCATTCGAGGCAGGTGCCGACGGCGTCATCGCCTCCCCGCAGGAGGCTGCCGGTATTCGCGCAATGACGGAAGCTGCAGGCAAGCTCATCGTAACACCTGGCGTCCGACCGACTGGCAGTGCGACGGGCGATCAGAAGCGGATCGCAACCCCGGCAAGCGCCGTTTCGGCTGGCGCGGATCATATAGTCGTCGGGCGCCCGATCACCCAGGCGGTGGATCCCGCGGAAGCAGCCCAAAGCATTCTCGCCGAGCTTGCGACATCGCGCCCGAGCAACTAA
- a CDS encoding MFS transporter, with amino-acid sequence MQTITRIASAGSAATAVAFGPARIGFGLFLPQFREAFSISTGTAGMISSLSFATFFLALGCSYKLIARAGPRVPIVVGMIAAALGLSAVAAAPNMIVLAVGICLASASAGFSWSPFNNAAQRVLYEGERPGALSVISSGTAIGVLLAGLLALSLAFFGYGWRIVWAVFAAAAVGAALANLTALSDTVEPAGDAPPRKWRELLTRSAIPLYLVAFSFGMTNGVYVTFVAARVTEQGGLDGLPSHASGAIVFAAYGAFGLLGLLTARVKSVIGLSWLLRALNIAAALSIAIIAWAPTSWSGVIISAGLQGIFVMMISAVLSLWSERLFPDLSSLSFTAALLITGAGNIAGPAIGGLAASTVGDVAMFLGAATLALATALVLKPGIIREKASTMTAA; translated from the coding sequence ATGCAGACTATCACACGTATCGCCTCGGCCGGGTCCGCGGCCACTGCTGTAGCATTCGGCCCCGCACGGATCGGATTCGGCCTCTTCCTGCCGCAGTTCCGCGAGGCATTCTCGATCTCGACAGGCACAGCGGGTATGATCTCGAGCCTCAGCTTTGCCACTTTCTTTCTGGCTCTCGGGTGCTCGTACAAACTGATTGCTCGTGCCGGTCCGCGCGTCCCCATCGTGGTCGGCATGATCGCGGCAGCCCTCGGCCTGTCGGCCGTCGCTGCCGCGCCGAACATGATCGTGCTTGCGGTCGGCATCTGCCTTGCGAGCGCCAGCGCGGGGTTCTCGTGGTCGCCATTCAACAACGCCGCCCAGCGGGTTCTCTACGAAGGCGAGCGCCCCGGGGCATTATCCGTCATCAGCTCGGGAACCGCGATCGGGGTATTGCTGGCGGGCCTCCTTGCGTTGTCGCTTGCCTTCTTTGGGTATGGTTGGCGCATCGTATGGGCAGTTTTCGCCGCTGCTGCGGTTGGGGCGGCACTCGCCAACCTCACGGCTCTGTCCGACACAGTCGAACCGGCGGGTGATGCTCCGCCGCGCAAATGGCGCGAGCTCCTCACCCGGTCTGCCATCCCGCTCTATCTCGTTGCGTTCTCCTTCGGAATGACCAATGGGGTCTACGTCACTTTCGTCGCGGCCCGGGTGACGGAACAGGGCGGTCTTGACGGATTGCCTTCACATGCGAGCGGCGCAATCGTCTTTGCCGCCTACGGAGCGTTCGGACTGCTCGGGCTCCTGACTGCGAGGGTCAAGTCGGTTATTGGTTTGTCGTGGCTTTTGCGCGCGCTCAACATTGCCGCCGCGCTATCCATTGCGATTATTGCATGGGCACCGACGTCGTGGTCCGGGGTAATCATTTCGGCCGGCCTTCAAGGCATCTTCGTCATGATGATCAGTGCCGTTCTCTCGCTCTGGTCGGAGCGTCTATTTCCGGATCTGTCGTCGCTCAGTTTCACCGCGGCCTTGCTGATCACCGGCGCGGGCAACATTGCCGGCCCTGCGATCGGGGGATTGGCTGCATCGACAGTGGGGGACGTTGCCATGTTCCTAGGTGCCGCGACGCTCGCCCTTGCAACAGCTCTCGTGCTGAAACCCGGGATCATTCGTGAAAAAGCGTCGACGATGACGGCAGCCTAA
- the clpB gene encoding ATP-dependent chaperone ClpB, translating into MNLDQFTERSRGFIQAAQTIAMREGHQRLVPEHLLKALLDDEQGLAANLINAAGGDAKRVTEHVTLALGKQPKVSGDSAQIYMDQSVARVLDEASKLAKKSGDSFVPVERLLTAMAMVKTKARDALEAGGVNAQALNAAINDVRKGRTADTATAEEGYDALKKYSLDLTARAREGRIDPIIGRDDEIRRTMQVLSRRTKNNPVLIGEPGVGKTAIAEGLALRIVNGDVPESLRNKRLLSLDMGALIAGAKYRGEFEERLKAVLSEVTSAAGEIVLFIDEMHTLVGAGKADGAMDASNLLKPALARGELHCVGATTLDEYRKHVEKDAALARRFQPLLVEEPSVQDTISILRGIKEKYELHHGVRISDSALVAAATLSHRYITDRFLPDKAIDLMDEAASRLRMEVDSKPEELDALDRDILQKQIEAEALRKEDDQPSKDRLASLERELADIQERADEMTARWQAERDKLNAGRDLKERLDRARADLDIAKREGNLARAGELSYGIIPQLERELGEAEDREGDVMVEEAVRPEQIAQVVERWTGIPMSKMLEGEREKLLKMEEELGRRVIGQRAAVQAVSNAVRRARAGLNDENRPLGSFLFLGPTGVGKTELTKAVAEYLFDDDQAMVRIDMSEFMEKHSVARLIGAPPGYVGYDEGGVLTEAVRRRPYQVILFDEVEKAHPDVFNILLQVLDDGMLTDGQGRTVDFKQTLIVLTSNLGSQALSQLPEGADGALAKRDVMDAVRAHFRPEFLNRLDETVIFDRLTREDMDGIVEIQLGRLERRLAGRKITLDLDEGAHKWLADEGYDPVFGARPLKRVIQRALQDQLAEMILGGDVEDGATVHVSAGSDGLIVGDRVSSSKREKPQDAVVH; encoded by the coding sequence ATGAATTTGGATCAGTTCACCGAACGGTCGCGCGGTTTCATACAGGCGGCCCAGACAATCGCGATGCGGGAAGGTCATCAGCGGCTCGTTCCCGAGCATCTGCTGAAGGCCTTGCTCGACGACGAACAGGGATTGGCTGCAAATCTCATCAACGCGGCCGGCGGCGATGCGAAGCGCGTGACCGAGCATGTAACGCTCGCCCTAGGCAAACAGCCAAAGGTGTCGGGTGACAGCGCGCAGATCTACATGGATCAATCGGTCGCACGCGTGCTCGACGAAGCGTCGAAGCTCGCGAAGAAATCCGGCGACAGCTTCGTCCCCGTCGAGCGGTTGCTTACCGCGATGGCGATGGTCAAGACGAAGGCGCGCGATGCACTCGAGGCCGGGGGCGTGAATGCCCAGGCGCTCAACGCGGCGATAAACGATGTGCGCAAGGGACGGACCGCCGATACTGCGACGGCCGAGGAAGGTTACGACGCACTGAAGAAGTACAGTCTCGATCTCACCGCGCGGGCCCGCGAGGGTCGGATCGACCCGATCATCGGTCGTGACGACGAGATCAGGCGCACCATGCAGGTGCTGAGCCGGCGAACCAAGAACAATCCCGTACTCATCGGCGAGCCCGGCGTGGGCAAGACGGCGATCGCCGAGGGGCTCGCGCTCAGGATCGTGAATGGCGATGTTCCCGAAAGTCTCAGGAACAAGCGGCTGCTCTCGCTCGACATGGGCGCGCTGATCGCAGGTGCGAAGTACCGCGGTGAGTTCGAGGAACGGCTGAAGGCCGTATTGTCCGAGGTGACGAGCGCCGCAGGCGAAATTGTCCTCTTCATCGACGAAATGCATACCCTTGTCGGCGCGGGAAAGGCCGATGGTGCGATGGACGCATCGAACCTGCTCAAGCCCGCTCTGGCGCGTGGCGAGCTGCATTGCGTCGGCGCGACGACCCTCGACGAATACCGTAAGCATGTGGAAAAGGATGCGGCGCTCGCCCGTCGGTTCCAGCCGCTTCTGGTCGAGGAACCCAGTGTTCAGGATACAATATCGATCCTGCGTGGGATCAAGGAGAAGTACGAGCTTCATCACGGCGTACGGATCAGCGACAGCGCGCTTGTTGCGGCTGCGACCCTTTCTCATCGCTACATCACCGACCGGTTCCTTCCGGACAAGGCAATCGACCTCATGGACGAGGCTGCGTCTCGGCTCAGGATGGAAGTCGACAGCAAGCCCGAAGAACTCGACGCTCTCGATCGCGACATCCTGCAGAAGCAGATCGAAGCCGAGGCTCTGAGGAAGGAGGACGACCAGCCGTCGAAGGACCGTCTGGCGAGCCTTGAGCGTGAACTGGCCGACATCCAGGAACGTGCCGACGAGATGACTGCGCGCTGGCAGGCGGAGCGGGACAAGCTCAATGCGGGCCGCGACCTGAAGGAGAGGCTCGATCGGGCACGTGCCGATCTCGATATCGCCAAGCGCGAGGGCAACCTCGCGCGTGCGGGTGAGCTCAGCTATGGCATCATTCCGCAGCTCGAGCGCGAACTGGGCGAGGCCGAGGACCGCGAGGGCGATGTGATGGTCGAGGAGGCTGTGCGGCCCGAGCAGATCGCGCAGGTCGTCGAACGTTGGACCGGGATCCCGATGTCGAAGATGCTCGAGGGCGAGCGCGAGAAGCTTCTCAAGATGGAAGAGGAACTCGGGCGTCGCGTCATCGGCCAGCGAGCGGCCGTGCAGGCCGTCTCGAACGCCGTGCGGCGCGCTCGTGCGGGTCTCAACGACGAGAACAGGCCTCTCGGTTCGTTCCTGTTCCTCGGGCCCACCGGTGTCGGCAAGACCGAGCTTACGAAAGCCGTCGCCGAGTACCTCTTCGACGACGATCAGGCGATGGTCCGGATCGACATGTCGGAGTTCATGGAGAAGCACAGTGTCGCCAGACTGATCGGTGCGCCTCCGGGTTACGTGGGGTACGACGAGGGGGGCGTGCTGACCGAGGCCGTCAGGCGGAGACCTTACCAGGTTATCCTCTTCGACGAGGTCGAGAAGGCGCATCCGGACGTGTTCAACATCCTTCTGCAGGTGCTTGACGACGGTATGCTGACGGACGGGCAGGGACGCACTGTCGATTTCAAGCAGACGCTGATCGTTCTTACTTCGAACCTCGGGTCTCAGGCGCTCAGTCAGCTTCCCGAAGGCGCGGATGGAGCGCTGGCCAAGCGGGACGTGATGGATGCGGTGCGGGCCCATTTCCGTCCCGAATTCCTCAACCGGCTGGATGAGACGGTAATCTTCGACCGCCTCACGCGCGAGGATATGGACGGAATCGTCGAGATTCAGCTCGGCAGGCTGGAGCGGCGTCTCGCGGGTCGAAAGATCACGCTCGATCTCGACGAAGGCGCGCACAAATGGCTGGCCGACGAGGGGTACGATCCGGTCTTCGGGGCGCGGCCGCTCAAACGGGTGATCCAGCGCGCGCTTCAGGACCAGCTTGCCGAGATGATCCTCGGCGGCGATGTCGAGGACGGTGCGACGGTTCATGTGAGCGCGGGCTCCGATGGCCTCATCGTCGGCGACCGGGTGTCCTCGTCGAAGCGCGAAAAGCCGCAGGACGCTGTGGTTCATTAA